The following are from one region of the Bacteroidota bacterium genome:
- a CDS encoding GDSL-type esterase/lipase family protein, whose protein sequence is MHYDFLALGDSYTIGEGVDLAEGWPAQLVELLAEDALHFNPPNIIAQTGWTTDDLLTALDTQKPSSRYHLVSLLIGVNNQYQSLDIAAYQQGFEQLLERAIAYADGVAGRVLVLSIPDWGVTPFAQKDESRSPAQIAEEIDAFNKINCSVAYRAGCMYADVTVLTREHKMDTHAWAADGLHPGPLLYTHWARKLQPQLRLRLTA, encoded by the coding sequence ATGCATTACGATTTTTTGGCGCTGGGTGACTCTTATACCATTGGGGAAGGCGTGGATCTGGCGGAAGGGTGGCCGGCCCAACTCGTTGAACTTCTGGCAGAAGACGCACTCCATTTTAACCCACCTAACATCATCGCCCAAACGGGCTGGACCACCGACGACTTACTCACGGCACTCGATACACAAAAACCCTCATCCCGTTACCATCTGGTCTCGCTGTTGATTGGCGTGAATAACCAGTACCAGAGTTTGGACATTGCTGCGTACCAGCAAGGCTTTGAACAGCTACTCGAGCGTGCTATTGCTTACGCTGATGGGGTGGCCGGCCGTGTGCTTGTTTTGTCCATTCCCGATTGGGGCGTCACCCCGTTTGCGCAAAAGGATGAATCACGCAGTCCTGCACAAATAGCAGAGGAGATTGATGCCTTTAACAAGATCAATTGTAGCGTGGCCTATCGCGCAGGCTGTATGTATGCTGACGTGACTGTCCTGACGCGTGAGCACAAAATGGATACACATGCCTGGGCTGCTGATGGCTTACATCCGGGCCCCCTGCTTTACACACACTGGGCGCGTAAACTGCAGCCACAACTGCGACTTCGCCTGACTGCGTGA